A portion of the Calothrix sp. 336/3 genome contains these proteins:
- a CDS encoding SPFH domain-containing protein produces the protein MITYLVEFLSVINRHILEIVGGFIVVLGGIIVVLFCTYFLSAKKSINEGNEAIVERLGQYHRTLNSGVSFIVPFIDQIVMENTIRKQILEMKPMSVLTKDRIAIELWIIIQWQIIDIKKTFYEIDDLQISLTSLSVCKIREVIADKNFEELLIYQDSIAARILDSLNKLTKNWGVDILTINIEAIYLPEAIQKVLEEGFIAIIDTKNSIEIAKLQAEAEKLGIHISKEDSRKYIRNVKDIISFLPRQLQLIIGNQNFGSQSNAEIKAMN, from the coding sequence ATGATTACTTACTTAGTGGAATTTTTGTCAGTAATCAATCGTCATATACTGGAGATTGTGGGAGGATTTATTGTCGTTTTGGGAGGAATTATTGTCGTCCTTTTTTGCACATATTTTTTGAGTGCTAAAAAAAGTATTAATGAAGGGAATGAAGCTATAGTAGAGCGTTTAGGACAGTATCATCGTACATTAAACTCTGGAGTTAGCTTCATTGTTCCATTCATAGATCAGATTGTAATGGAAAATACTATAAGGAAGCAAATCTTAGAGATGAAACCTATGTCGGTCTTAACAAAAGATAGGATTGCGATTGAATTATGGATTATTATTCAGTGGCAAATTATTGATATTAAAAAAACTTTTTACGAAATAGATGATTTGCAAATTTCTTTGACTTCTCTTTCTGTTTGTAAAATTCGAGAAGTTATTGCTGATAAAAATTTTGAGGAACTACTTATTTACCAGGATTCCATAGCTGCTAGGATATTAGATTCTTTAAATAAACTAACAAAAAATTGGGGAGTTGATATTTTAACAATCAATATTGAAGCTATTTATTTACCAGAAGCTATACAAAAAGTTTTAGAAGAGGGATTTATTGCTATAATTGATACAAAAAATTCTATAGAAATAGCAAAATTGCAAGCTGAAGCTGAAAAGCTTGGTATTCATATTAGTAAAGAAGATAGCAGAAAGTATATAAGAAATGTAAAAGATATTATCAGCTTTTTACCTCGACAATTACAATTGATTATAGGAAATCAAAATTTTGGAAGTCAATCAAACGCGGAGATTAAAGCTATGAATTAA
- a CDS encoding DsbA family protein: protein MEPIRIFYFSDVLCVWAYIAQIRLDELKTTFEDKIAIAQHFVPVFGVAREKLENRWRDRGGLQGYSNHVLEVAKKFDHITVHPDIWTKVTPFSSTSSHLFLHAIKLLEVKGLVEQNQQVFEKAIWAFREAFFTQLANVSDRKVQFEIAEELKLPLAAIQAQIDSGEAYAKLSQDFELVKEHTVTVSPTLIFNEGRQRLNGNVGYRVIEANIRELLHNPPGEQSWC from the coding sequence ATGGAACCGATTCGTATTTTTTACTTTTCCGATGTTCTCTGCGTTTGGGCTTATATTGCTCAGATTCGTTTAGATGAGTTGAAAACAACCTTTGAAGACAAGATTGCGATCGCACAGCACTTTGTCCCCGTCTTTGGTGTTGCTCGTGAAAAGCTGGAGAACCGATGGCGCGATCGCGGTGGATTACAAGGATACAGCAATCATGTCTTAGAGGTTGCGAAAAAGTTCGATCACATCACCGTTCATCCTGATATTTGGACTAAGGTTACACCATTTTCATCTACATCCTCTCATTTGTTTCTCCATGCAATTAAACTACTAGAAGTGAAGGGTTTGGTGGAGCAAAATCAACAGGTATTTGAAAAAGCAATCTGGGCATTTCGGGAGGCGTTTTTTACCCAACTGGCAAACGTTTCTGACCGCAAGGTGCAATTTGAAATTGCAGAGGAGTTAAAACTGCCGCTCGCTGCTATCCAAGCTCAAATCGATAGTGGTGAGGCTTATGCCAAATTATCCCAGGATTTTGAATTAGTTAAAGAGCATACAGTTACAGTCAGCCCCACCCTAATTTTTAATGAAGGACGGCAGAGACTCAACGGCAATGTGGGCTATCGGGTGATCGAAGCCAATATTCGGGAGTTACTGCACAATCCTCCGGGAGAGCAATCTTGGTGTTAG
- the petC gene encoding cytochrome b6-f complex iron-sulfur subunit has product MDNSIPIESPSLSRRQLLNFITGATVAATALAALYPAGKFLIAPAEKIGAGGAILAKDILGKQIPASQILAEAPQTRALVAGLAGEPTYLIVKEDQTLDHIGLVDNCTHLGCTFPWNPLDQQFQCPCHGSRYAPDGSVVRGPAPLPLKIVQVAVIDNSILISPWTETDPRTGKKPWWV; this is encoded by the coding sequence ATGGACAATAGTATTCCAATCGAAAGTCCATCCCTATCAAGACGGCAACTACTTAACTTTATTACCGGAGCAACTGTTGCTGCCACTGCGCTTGCTGCGCTCTATCCTGCGGGCAAATTCTTGATTGCTCCAGCAGAAAAAATAGGAGCAGGAGGTGCTATTCTGGCTAAAGATATTCTAGGGAAACAAATCCCCGCCTCGCAAATTCTGGCTGAAGCGCCCCAAACCCGCGCCCTAGTTGCAGGTTTGGCGGGAGAACCCACTTATCTGATTGTTAAAGAAGATCAGACCCTAGATCATATCGGGCTTGTGGATAACTGCACTCACCTTGGTTGCACCTTCCCCTGGAATCCCTTGGATCAGCAGTTTCAATGTCCCTGTCATGGTTCTCGCTATGCCCCAGATGGGTCGGTGGTGCGTGGTCCGGCTCCTCTACCGCTCAAAATTGTCCAGGTTGCAGTGATTGATAACAGCATTTTAATCTCGCCTTGGACGGAAACTGATCCTCGCACTGGAAAGAAACCCTGGTGGGTCTAA